The Hordeum vulgare subsp. vulgare chromosome 7H, MorexV3_pseudomolecules_assembly, whole genome shotgun sequence DNA window CGGTTTCTTCATCTTTCAGCTTGATGTAGAGGCTGCGAGATCGACAGTCTTTATTAGAAAAATGTCTTGCATTGCTGATGTGTTTACTAATTTGTAATGACGTGTTTTGCATGAAGTGCGGCGACGGTCAGAGAGCATGGAGGGTCTGTTCTTATTCGACGAGCGAAAAGATCGGAGGTCAGACGTGGAGAACTCGGAGGATGAGAGGAGAAGGCTGTCCATCGGCGGGTCACTCAAGAAGAAAGCGCTAAATGCGTCAAGCAAGCTTACGCATTCGCTCAAGAAGCGGGGGAAGAGGAAGGTGGAGCATCAGGCTTCTTCCTTCACAATTGAAGATGTcagagacgaggaggaggaacgcGCCGTGTTCACATTTCAGCAAGAGCTTTTGAGCAGGAACTTGCTGTGTGACAAGCAAAATTACTATCACATGTTGCTGAGGTTGGTGCTCAAACATAACTCAGCAGCAGACAAAGAGCTGCCGAAGCATGGACAGAGAATTTCTTGTCTTAATTACTCTAGAAGCCTAAAACTACCCTGCCTTTTTATGCACTGTAGGTTTTTGAAGGCAAGGAAATTTGATACTGAGAAAGCCATTCATATGTGGGCTGAGATGCTTCAATGGAGAAAAGAATTCGGTGCGGATACAATACTCGAGGTGAGTGAGACTAATGATGCTGGCCTGCAGGAAAAGTATCCTTATTCTTAAACTAGACTTTTACTTCTTCTCGACAATATAACCACCACTTGCCTCTGACAACTGAATCCTGTAGGATTTTGATTTTGAAGAGCTAGACGAGGTGCTTTCCTACTATCCTCAGGGTTACCATGGAGTTGACAGGCAAGGAAGGCCAGCATACATCG harbors:
- the LOC123408360 gene encoding phosphatidylinositol/phosphatidylcholine transfer protein SFH13-like encodes the protein MSVRRRSESMEGLFLFDERKDRRSDVENSEDERRRLSIGGSLKKKALNASSKLTHSLKKRGKRKVEHQASSFTIEDVRDEEEERAVFTFQQELLSRNLLCDKQNYYHMLLRLVLKHNSAADKELPKHGQRISCF